Proteins from one Bombus pascuorum chromosome 15, iyBomPasc1.1, whole genome shotgun sequence genomic window:
- the LOC132914459 gene encoding uncharacterized protein LOC132914459 isoform X5 codes for MDTQGGMSRNTGPGLYEFLMEAELQQYYPGIRGDLKVQTTAQLKYVTEEDLNAIGMSKPEMRRLKKYFQKHFPQNYLSKFKKMLLPKREEPTTGALTMLPEERQDKPPIRVPNKYMIPADAIIVNKELGTGEFGVVQQGVWTNDGERIQVAIKCLSRERMQNNPIEFLKEAVIMYAIDHEHIVRLYGVVLDTNSLMLVTELAPLRSLLECLKEPSLRTSFPVLSLCDFAVQIADGMQYLEVKRLIHRDLAARNILVFSKNKVKISDFGLSRALGVGKDYYQTNFNVNLKLPIAWCAPECISYLKFTSASDVWAYGVTLWEMFSYGFQPWAALTGHQILEAIDDPNFQRLEQPECCPKEYFSLMQQCWQHEPSKRPKFSELINLLPDLKPEQVQAVQDSTETNQLVYRQGDVITVLDKGSSNTLWKGVLNNGKTGFFNPAHTIAYLGSNLPSNKPGEFTRGDGKNAFSSQRRKIRTDMISSPQGDLKHTGHVGLDGAYFGDIGFLGGKYPHLPRQVVTPYKPQEDVTDNSSQTLNQDTRSVETNRELLRDYRNAQQDVSNKHESLWSDVNSEICHAANSSKQSVPLNVAGNNDTLGADHEYHEISDEENQDSPLRFDKTLNFDFGPSLLAEMDQMFRSLGSSPPPPPPVHPLSTEHESSNVRNELREIQAKQSNKKKQATWLCSSLQSLSSTVSSIESLGAPSTLKLPLWDKASAEFCFAKSRELLTKPTAWTSYMDIEFDAHILDNAATKQNLVKSTEFLENGNKKGNFNCDSISDINGKLNALQQSRKVSSLSIENSNFDFPREQKRVSTSYVDRYFEQPKYFDDDSALTCPSEKVLYFGEDKYDKINNLEQPNKSVCYSNIQEQGPMAVNKHNQQVAGKFSNCDQSLKDNVTSFEAQCEESTSFDLMKEKSSNFVDFGRSKPIKFDSPRDKMTIMDLGTRPKISSSFSDSSKMNIPEFPKKIDISKSRGGKVPFVPRNPSQEGKSIIYGSTDSIKTNLKVGGGSESPRANAEAMRINIQSFRKIEQDQNGHDAFPFVISNNPLFIAESEKKESPVYSSSESLRVNFQRLRRKSDAEANNQVELSSKLLAEKYQKEVSGLESVKNYLDSKKGQGLNLGLGKLTQNMIQLGKNIAQNSRNIETTTSKSLVTSVRNFDISGQTQTPLRSLNIPIQKPKHLDLNIPLQCQSQISMKLNLTSQKANPPPPSPNLHQHILEPPKLYQNDNTRKELPKTDTLLEKMSTVTNIYRHRTSSLSENRKPPIKNIRRSFHPTNDSSEDSDSISHSETDIRSRLRCKRRHKKLPHNLRLNFKNKSHFLHPETARGFSSIELCGKSPPPSTSFLNSLSPPFSSRNNLLSWPESAPSSSLTFTSNSDLDSDTSSEYPEFTNDLLTFPPSPAP; via the exons aCACACAAGGAGGAATGTCCCGCAACACTGGACCTGGTTTGTATGAATTCCTTATGGAAGCAGAGCTCCAGCAATATTATCCTGGGATCCGAG gGGACTTAAAGGTACAGACAACTGCTCAATTGAAATATGTAACGGAGGAGGACTTGAATGCCATTGGAATGAGCAAACCAGAAATGCGTcgtttaaaaaagtattttcagAAACACTTTCCACAAAACTATTTATCTAAATTCAAAAAGATGTTGTTACCAAAACGGGAAGAACCAACCACAGGTGCTTTAACTATGTTACCAGAAGAAAGGCAAGATAAACCACCGATTCGTGTTCCTAATAAGTACATGATACCAGCGGATGCGATCATCGTGAACAAAGAACTAGGGACTGGCGAGTTTGGAGTTGTTCAACAAGGCGTTTGGACAAACGACGGAGAAAGAATACAAGTAGCGATTAAATGTTTGTCACGGGAAAGAATGCAAAATAATCCGATTGAATTCTTGAAAGAAGCAGTCATAATGTATGCGATAGATCACGAGCATATCGTAAGATTGTATGGCGTAGTTTTGGATACAAATTCTTTGATGCTCGTCACGGAGTTAGCACCTCTAAGATCGTTACTAGAATGTCTAAAAGAACCTAGTTTACGTACCAGCTTCCCTGTTCTTTCGTTATGCGACTTTGCTGTGCAAATCGCAGATGGAATGCAATATTTAGAAGTTAAACGACTCATACACAGGGACCTTGCTGCCAGAAATATTCTAGTGTTCTCTAAGAATAAGGTCAAAATATCTGATTTCGGTTTGTCTCGAGCTTTAGGAGTTGGGAAAGACTATTATCAAACGAATTTCAacgtaaatttgaaattgccAATAGCATGGTGTGCTCCAGAATGTATATCGTATTTAAAGTTCACTTCAGCGAGTGATGTATGGGCCTATGGAGTGACTTTATGGGAGATGTTCAGCTATGGTTTTCAACCATGGGCGGCGTTGACAGGTCATCAAATTTTAGAAGCGATAGATGATCCTAATTTTCAAAGATTAGAACAACCAGAGTGTTGCCCGAAGGAGTATTTTTCACTCATGCAACAGTGTTGGCAACACGAGCCATCCAAACGACCAAAGTTCTCTGAGCTGATTAATCTTTTGCCTGACTTGAAACCAGAACAGGTTCAAGCTGTTCAAGATAGTACAGAAACCAATCAACTTGTTTACAGGCAAGGAGATGTTATTACTGTTCTTGACAAAGGAAGTAGTAACACCTTGTGGAAAGGTGTTCTGAATAATGGAAAAACTGGCTTTTTCAATCCTGCTCATACAATAGCATATCTCGGATCTAATTTACCAAGTAACAAGCCAGGTGAATTCACACGTGGTGATGGAAAGAACGCCTTTTCTTCTCAGAGACGAAAGATCCGAACGGACATGATTTCCTCTCCGCAAGGTGATTTGAAACATACTGGCCATGTCGGACTGGATGGAGCTTATTTTGGTGATATTGGCTTCCTTGGTGGCAAATATCCACACTTACCACGACAAGTAGTGACACCATACAAACCACAAGAAGATGTAACGGATAATTCTAGTCAAACTTTGAACCAGGATACGAGAAGCGTGGAGACAAACAGAGAATTATTGAGGGATTATAGAAATGCACAACAGGatgtttcaaataaacatg AAAGTTTGTGGTCAGATGTAAATTCCGAAATATGTCATGCTGCTAATTCAAGTAAACAGTCTGTTCCGTTAAATGTGGCTGGCAATAACGATACTCTCGGAGCGGATCATGAGTATCACGAGATCAGTGATGAAGAAAATCAAGACAGCCCTTTGagattcgataaaactttgaattttgatttcgGCCCAAGTTTGTTGGCCGAAATGGACCAAATGTTTAGATCACTAG gatcttctcctcctccaccacctccagttCATCCCTTATCAACTGAACATGAATCGAGCAACGTTCGAAACGAACTGAGGGAAATACAGGCGAAACAGAGCAATAAGAAGAAACAGGCCACC TGGTTGTGTTCAAGTTTGCAATCACTTTCATCCACTGTATCTAGCATAGAATCACTTGGTGCACCATCGACCTTGAAATTACCATTATGGGACAAAGCATCCGCTGAATTCTGCTTCGCAAAATCTAGGGAACTTCTAACTAAACCAACTGCGTGGACTTCCTATATGGACATAGAATTTGACGCACATATTCTTGACAATGCAGCTACGAAACAGAATTTGGTGAAGTCGACGGAATTTCTGGAGAATGGTAACAAGAAAGGCAACTTCAATTGCGATAGCATATCGGACATAAATGGGAAATTAAACGCTCTCCAACAAAGTAGAAAGGTATCCTCTCTTAGCATAGAAAATTCGAACTTCGATTTTCCTCGAGAGCAAAAAAGAGTATCCACTAGCTATGTGGATCGTTATTTCGAACAGCCAAAGTATTTCGACGACGACAGTGCTCTCACATGTCCTAGTGagaaagtattatattttggcGAGGATAAATatgataagataaataatttggAACAGCCAAACAAATCAGTGTGCTATTCGAACATTCAGGAACAAGGTCCCATGGCTGTGAATAAACATAATCAGCAAGTGGCAGGCAAATTTTCTAATTGCGATCAGTCATTGAAAGATAACGTGACAAGTTTTGAAGCACAATGCGAAGAAAGTACCAGCTTCGACTTAATGAAGGAGAAATCCTCgaatttcgtcgattttggacGTAGCAAGCCTATTAAGTTCGATTCACCTAGGGATAAAATGACTATCATGGATTTGGGTACAAGGCCGAAGATTTCTAGTTCTTTCAGTGATTCTTCCAAGATGAACATACCCGAATTTCCTAAGAAGATTGACATATCAAAGTCAAGAGGTGGAAAAGTGCCATTCGTACCTAGAAACCCGAGTCAAGAGGGCAAAAGCATCATTTATGGATCTACAGATAGTATAAAGACTAATTTGAAAGTGGGAGGTGGATCAGAAAGTCCGAGAGCAAATGCGGAAGCTATGAGAATCAATATCCAAAGTTTCCGCAAGATAGAACAGGATCAAAATGGTCACGATGCTTTTCCTTTTGTAATATCCAACAATCCATTGTTTATTGCAGAGTCTGAGAAAAAAGAATCCCCCGTTTACAGCAGCTCAGAGAGCCTGCGTGTCAATTTCCAGCGACTTAGAAGAAAATCAGACGCGGAGGCGAATAATCAAGTGGAACTGAGCAGCAAACTTTTGGCAGAGAAGTATCAGAAAGAAGTGTCAGGTTTGGAGAGCGTGAAAAATTATCTAGATTCGAAGAAAGGTCAGGGATTGAACCTGGGTCTAGGTAAACTGACTCaaaatatgattcaattaGGCAAGAACATTGCGCAAAATTCCAGAAATATAGAAACTACTACGTCAAAATCGTTAGTCACCAGTGTAAGGAATTTTGACATATCTGGCCAAACTCAGACGCCTCTGAGAAGCTTAAATATTCCTATACAAAAGCCTAAACACTTAGATTTGAATATTCCTCTTCAGTGTCAATCACAGATCAGCATGAAACTGAATCTGACTTCGCAGAAAGCAAATCCTCCTCCACCTAGTCCCAATTTGCATCAGCATATTCTGGAGCCACCGAAACTCTATCAGAATGACAATACGAGGAAGGAATTACCCAAGACTGATACACTTTTGGAAAAGATGTCTACAGTTACTAACATATATAGGCACAGAACGTCTTCACTGTCTGAGAACAGGAAGCCacctattaaaaatataaggaGATCCTTTCATCCTACCAATGATTCTAGCGAGGATTCAGATTCTATTTCTCACTCAGAAACAGACATACGGAGCCGTTTGCGTTGTAAGCGCCGCCATAAGAAGCTTCCACATAACCTGCGATTGAATTTCAAGAATAAAAGCCATTTTTTGCATCCAGAGACTGCCAGGGGATTCTCGTCGATAGAACTTTGCGGAAAATCACCGCCTCCATCGACGAGCTTTTTGAATTCACTATCACCACCTTTCTCTTCAAGAAATAACCTGCTTTCTTGGCCAGAAAGTGCTCCCAGTTCGAGTCTGACATTCACTAGCAACTCTGATCTGGATTCTGATACTAGCTCAGAGTATCCGGAGTTTACGAACGACCTACTGACCTTTCCGCCATCCCCTGCCCCATAA
- the LOC132914459 gene encoding activated Cdc42 kinase-like isoform X6, which translates to MDTQGGMSRNTGPGLYEFLMEAELQQYYPGIRGDLKVQTTAQLKYVTEEDLNAIGMSKPEMRRLKKYFQKHFPQNYLSKFKKMLLPKREEPTTGALTMLPEERQDKPPIRVPNKYMIPADAIIVNKELGTGEFGVVQQGVWTNDGERIQVAIKCLSRERMQNNPIEFLKEAVIMYAIDHEHIVRLYGVVLDTNSLMLVTELAPLRSLLECLKEPSLRTSFPVLSLCDFAVQIADGMQYLEVKRLIHRDLAARNILVFSKNKVKISDFGLSRALGVGKDYYQTNFNVNLKLPIAWCAPECISYLKFTSASDVWAYGVTLWEMFSYGFQPWAALTGHQILEAIDDPNFQRLEQPECCPKEYFSLMQQCWQHEPSKRPKFSELINLLPDLKPEQVQAVQDSTETNQLVYRQGDVITVLDKGSSNTLWKGVLNNGKTGFFNPAHTIAYLGSNLPSNKPGEFTRGDGKNAFSSQRRKIRTDMISSPQGDLKHTGHVGLDGAYFGDIGFLGGKYPHLPRQVVTPYKPQEDVTDNSSQTLNQDTRSVETNRELLRDYRNAQQDVSNKHESLWSDVNSEICHAANSSKQSVPLNVAGNNDTLGADHEYHEISDEENQDSPLRFDKTLNFDFGPSLLAEMDQMFRSLGSSPPPPPPVHPLSTEHESSNVRNELREIQAKQSNKKKQATVSPINVKPISAADQKTLYSAIAMAQELTARSMTDLEHPPESPRTPASPSRRRKFSFKLPHQHSPKPDRRHFSEEAASIPDIQATLSDEAKEVYNSLVETPSIETSPDTNPLRMLRSGLPVVRPRIRGNKHATLGYPVSHQDDLATDHFHFDAYHSGSKTLPKIRAPPPPHAPPPLPQSRHLERHHSAQEIENNQNQSNVDENPIPLPPRDRSKTLQPKSSLPRHQRKHPLIIPGGGVTRTLAKMAVTTPPIEDQVDGSLQSTSSSIASSSLQEGYSSENSANSPEEFEQRIDSELAALDSLPADENRLHRFSVISEDLLEFSDNLIDCDTPDYRQNMQENSDIQSTDSSTERLQRKVSIESKTSVRSSTSKYVQENEAGEASRNSTPSDLNKSEDSMVSGKSDLLISNKLQTSKRTPLVQRPSNYMMQFDYGEYSENNSQSRCNMGKLQSEMSKESSITDSNDSFHSAGLTGTYNRLSNEKLPGHTSDLSRQSDHVSCEDLLEFACDGPNARRTRGPRNGEQSDEVRIMMKVLHEQSTPESCIAALNVTDWDVLAAIKLERLQGLLKKENNFVGLEDCKVMLNQCGGDVVKAAALLRSTDDTAAV; encoded by the exons aCACACAAGGAGGAATGTCCCGCAACACTGGACCTGGTTTGTATGAATTCCTTATGGAAGCAGAGCTCCAGCAATATTATCCTGGGATCCGAG gGGACTTAAAGGTACAGACAACTGCTCAATTGAAATATGTAACGGAGGAGGACTTGAATGCCATTGGAATGAGCAAACCAGAAATGCGTcgtttaaaaaagtattttcagAAACACTTTCCACAAAACTATTTATCTAAATTCAAAAAGATGTTGTTACCAAAACGGGAAGAACCAACCACAGGTGCTTTAACTATGTTACCAGAAGAAAGGCAAGATAAACCACCGATTCGTGTTCCTAATAAGTACATGATACCAGCGGATGCGATCATCGTGAACAAAGAACTAGGGACTGGCGAGTTTGGAGTTGTTCAACAAGGCGTTTGGACAAACGACGGAGAAAGAATACAAGTAGCGATTAAATGTTTGTCACGGGAAAGAATGCAAAATAATCCGATTGAATTCTTGAAAGAAGCAGTCATAATGTATGCGATAGATCACGAGCATATCGTAAGATTGTATGGCGTAGTTTTGGATACAAATTCTTTGATGCTCGTCACGGAGTTAGCACCTCTAAGATCGTTACTAGAATGTCTAAAAGAACCTAGTTTACGTACCAGCTTCCCTGTTCTTTCGTTATGCGACTTTGCTGTGCAAATCGCAGATGGAATGCAATATTTAGAAGTTAAACGACTCATACACAGGGACCTTGCTGCCAGAAATATTCTAGTGTTCTCTAAGAATAAGGTCAAAATATCTGATTTCGGTTTGTCTCGAGCTTTAGGAGTTGGGAAAGACTATTATCAAACGAATTTCAacgtaaatttgaaattgccAATAGCATGGTGTGCTCCAGAATGTATATCGTATTTAAAGTTCACTTCAGCGAGTGATGTATGGGCCTATGGAGTGACTTTATGGGAGATGTTCAGCTATGGTTTTCAACCATGGGCGGCGTTGACAGGTCATCAAATTTTAGAAGCGATAGATGATCCTAATTTTCAAAGATTAGAACAACCAGAGTGTTGCCCGAAGGAGTATTTTTCACTCATGCAACAGTGTTGGCAACACGAGCCATCCAAACGACCAAAGTTCTCTGAGCTGATTAATCTTTTGCCTGACTTGAAACCAGAACAGGTTCAAGCTGTTCAAGATAGTACAGAAACCAATCAACTTGTTTACAGGCAAGGAGATGTTATTACTGTTCTTGACAAAGGAAGTAGTAACACCTTGTGGAAAGGTGTTCTGAATAATGGAAAAACTGGCTTTTTCAATCCTGCTCATACAATAGCATATCTCGGATCTAATTTACCAAGTAACAAGCCAGGTGAATTCACACGTGGTGATGGAAAGAACGCCTTTTCTTCTCAGAGACGAAAGATCCGAACGGACATGATTTCCTCTCCGCAAGGTGATTTGAAACATACTGGCCATGTCGGACTGGATGGAGCTTATTTTGGTGATATTGGCTTCCTTGGTGGCAAATATCCACACTTACCACGACAAGTAGTGACACCATACAAACCACAAGAAGATGTAACGGATAATTCTAGTCAAACTTTGAACCAGGATACGAGAAGCGTGGAGACAAACAGAGAATTATTGAGGGATTATAGAAATGCACAACAGGatgtttcaaataaacatg AAAGTTTGTGGTCAGATGTAAATTCCGAAATATGTCATGCTGCTAATTCAAGTAAACAGTCTGTTCCGTTAAATGTGGCTGGCAATAACGATACTCTCGGAGCGGATCATGAGTATCACGAGATCAGTGATGAAGAAAATCAAGACAGCCCTTTGagattcgataaaactttgaattttgatttcgGCCCAAGTTTGTTGGCCGAAATGGACCAAATGTTTAGATCACTAG gatcttctcctcctccaccacctccagttCATCCCTTATCAACTGAACATGAATCGAGCAACGTTCGAAACGAACTGAGGGAAATACAGGCGAAACAGAGCAATAAGAAGAAACAGGCCACCGTGAGTCCAATAAAT GTGAAGCCTATCTCAGCTGCCGATCAGAAAACTCTCTACTCAGCCATTGCTATGGCACAGGAATTGACAGCACGTTCCATGACAGACCTTGAACATCCACCGGAGTCTCCCCGAACACCTGCCAGTCCTTCAAGACGCAGAAAGTTCTCTTTTAAGTTGCCACATCAACACAGTCCCAAACCAGACAGACGACACTTTTCAGAAGAAGCTGCCAGTATACCTGACATACAG GCTACATTGTCGGACGAGGCCAAGGAAGTGTACAACAGCCTCGTGGAGACGCCCAGCATAGAGACCTCCCCGGACACGAACCCTCTGCGCATGTTGCGCTCTGGATTGCCCGTTGTTAGGCCTAGGATTCGTGGGAACAAGCACGCCACGCTAGGCTATCCCGTGTCCCATCAGGATGACTTGGCTACCGACCATTTCCACTTCGACGCCTATCACAGCGGTTCCAAAACACTGCCAAAAATCAGGGCACCGCCACCACCACACGCGCCACCGCCTCTACCTCAATCGCGCCATTTAGAAAGACATCACTCAGCCCAGGAAATAGAGAACAACCAAAACCAGAGCAACGTGGACGAGAATCCTATACCGTTACCACCTAGAGACAGGTCCAAGACGCTGCAACCAAAATCTAGTTTACCTAGGCATCAGAGGAAACATCCTCTAATTATACCAGGTGGTGGTGTAACTAGAACCTTGGCCAAGATGGCAGTCACCACGCCGCCCATCGAGGACCAGGTGGATGGAAGTTTGCAGAGTACGAGTTCTTCTATAGCCAGCAGCTCATTACAAGAGGGCTATTCGTCAGAGAATTCAGCTAATAG TCCAGAAGAATTCGAACAACGTATAGACTCCGAATTAGCTGCGTTGGATTCGTTGCCAGCAGATGAAAATAGATTACACCGTTTCAGTGTCATCTCTGAGGATCTGCTCGAGTTCTCCGATAATCTGATCGATTGCGATACGCCAGATTATCGACAGAACATGCAAGAAAACAGCGACATACAATCGACAGACTCTTCCACTGAACGACTTCAGAGAAAGGTTAGCATCGAATCAAAAACTTCAGTCAGAAGTTCTACTTCGAAGTACGTTCAAGAAAACGAGGCAGGTGAAGCAAGTAGAAATTCCACTCCATCAGATTTAAACAAATCCGAAGATTCAATGGTCTCTGGGAAAAGTGACCTCCTCATTTCTAACAAACTCCAAACATCCAAAAGGACGCCATTAGTTCAGAGGCCCTCAAATTATATGATGCAGTTCGATTATGGGGAATATTCAGAGAATAATTCACAATCACGATGTAATATGGGCAAACTACAATCAGAGATGTCGAAAGAATCCTCCATTACTGATTCGAATGATAGTTTTCATTCTGCGGGTCTAACAGGCACTTACAATAGGTTATCTAATGAGAAGCTGCCAGGACACACGAGTGATCTGTCGCGACAGTCCGATCATGTTTCATGCGAAGATCTATTGGAGTTCGCCTGTGACGGACCAAACGCGAGGAGAACCCGTGGACCTCGAAATGGAGAACAGTCTGACGAGGTTAGGATCATGATGAAGGTGCTGCATGAACAGTCCACTCCAGAATCATGCATAGCCGCGTTAAACGTTACTGATTGGGATGTGCTAGCAGCAATTAAACTGGAACGTCTTCAGGGGTTGCTGAAAAAGGAGAACAACTTTGTTGGGCTGGAGGATTGCAAGGTTATGTTAAATCAATGTGGTGGTGACGTCGTAAAGGCAGCCGCGTTATTGAGAAGCACCGATGACACTGCTGCGGTTTAG